Proteins encoded together in one Nocardioides marinisabuli window:
- a CDS encoding small basic family protein, translating to MIAALGLLLGIVLGLVLQPDVPVSMEPYLPIAVVAALDAVFGGLRAYLDGIFDDKVFVISFVSNVVIAAAIVWMGDKLGVGNQLTTGVIVVLGIRIFSNAAAIRRHLFHA from the coding sequence ATGATCGCCGCCCTCGGTCTGCTGCTGGGCATCGTGCTCGGCCTGGTCCTCCAGCCCGACGTGCCCGTCTCGATGGAGCCTTACCTGCCGATCGCGGTCGTCGCCGCGCTGGACGCCGTCTTCGGCGGCCTGCGCGCCTACCTCGACGGCATCTTCGACGACAAGGTCTTCGTGATCTCGTTCGTCAGCAACGTCGTGATCGCGGCGGCCATCGTGTGGATGGGTGACAAGCTGGGCGTGGGCAACCAGCTGACCACCGGCGTCATCGTGGTGCTGGGCATCCGGATCTTCTCCAACGCCGCCGCCATCCGGCGACACCTCTTCCATGCCTGA
- a CDS encoding SatD family protein translates to MGLLVTLIGDMVGSRALPDRAGVQRRLAAVLDEVTGLLDPAQRLETTVGDEFQGAFGDVGTATLAALMVRLALLPEVDVRCGLGEGEVVVHDPTSTPLLQDGPGWWAARAALEELARPRRSAARTWFEGPDPGAAARVNAFLLARDALVDRLGERGLRLLAASLRGSTQADIAAAEGISRSAVSQQFSRGVGAVRDAQALISPPRGDGEDDT, encoded by the coding sequence ATGGGGCTGCTGGTGACGCTGATCGGGGACATGGTCGGCTCACGCGCCCTGCCCGACCGCGCCGGCGTGCAGCGCCGGCTGGCCGCGGTGCTCGACGAGGTGACCGGGCTGCTCGACCCGGCCCAACGCCTCGAGACCACCGTGGGCGACGAGTTCCAGGGGGCCTTCGGCGACGTCGGCACCGCCACCCTGGCCGCGCTGATGGTGCGCCTGGCGCTGCTGCCCGAGGTCGACGTGCGCTGCGGGCTGGGGGAGGGCGAGGTCGTCGTCCACGACCCGACCAGCACGCCGCTGCTGCAGGACGGGCCCGGCTGGTGGGCGGCCCGGGCTGCGCTGGAGGAGCTGGCCCGCCCCAGGCGCTCGGCCGCCCGCACCTGGTTCGAGGGCCCCGACCCCGGCGCCGCGGCCCGCGTCAACGCCTTCCTGCTCGCGCGCGACGCGCTCGTCGACCGCCTCGGCGAGCGCGGGCTGCGGCTGCTCGCCGCCTCCCTGCGCGGCTCGACCCAGGCCGACATCGCCGCCGCCGAGGGCATCTCCCGGTCGGCGGTCAGCCAGCAGTTCTCGCGCGGTGTCGGCGCGGTGCGCGATGCTCAGGCACTGATCTCCCCGCCCCGGGGCGACGGGGAGGACGACACGTGA
- a CDS encoding hemolysin family protein, with product MTATLLLLAALFLVIACGVFVAAEFALVTVDRTKVEQAAADGDAAAVGVQSALRSLSTQLSGAQVGITLTNLGIGFLAEPAIADLIDEPLGAAGVPDGAVTPVALAFALSVSTVVTMLFGELVPKNLAIALPLATARATQGPMRFFTAVNKGPIRILNGAANALVRRLGVEPQEELRSARSSTELASLIARSADEGTLDADTAELMERSVEFATRTAGEIMTPRVRTRSLELNDRAAAVIELTRQSGHSRFPVLDDDDIVVGTVHVKNAVALPVHERATTKVKHLMAKPIVVPDSLRLDPLLQLLREDGFQMAVVLDEYGGHAGIVTLEDVVEEIVGDIADEHDRLGSRARQRRDGSWVLSGLLRPDEVEDITGIELPEDEAYDTIAGLVLQVLGKVPVAGDLAEVPVPDRSDPDEPRERLAVLSVEHMDGLRVDRLTLRLLEGDPTEEDEDE from the coding sequence GTGACCGCCACCCTGCTGCTCCTCGCAGCCCTGTTCCTCGTGATCGCCTGCGGCGTCTTCGTCGCCGCCGAGTTCGCGCTCGTGACCGTCGACCGCACCAAGGTCGAGCAGGCCGCCGCCGATGGTGACGCCGCCGCCGTCGGGGTGCAGAGCGCGCTGCGCTCGCTGTCGACCCAGCTCTCCGGGGCCCAGGTCGGCATCACCCTGACCAACCTCGGCATCGGCTTCCTCGCCGAGCCCGCGATCGCCGACCTCATCGACGAGCCGCTCGGCGCGGCCGGCGTGCCCGACGGCGCGGTGACGCCGGTGGCGCTGGCCTTCGCGCTGAGCGTGAGCACCGTCGTGACCATGCTCTTCGGCGAGCTGGTGCCCAAGAACCTGGCCATCGCGCTGCCGCTGGCCACCGCCCGGGCCACCCAGGGCCCGATGCGGTTCTTCACGGCCGTCAACAAGGGCCCGATCCGCATCCTCAACGGCGCCGCCAACGCGCTCGTGCGCCGCCTGGGCGTCGAGCCCCAGGAGGAGCTGCGCTCGGCGCGCAGCTCGACCGAGCTCGCCTCGCTGATCGCGCGCTCGGCCGACGAGGGCACCCTCGACGCCGACACCGCCGAGCTGATGGAGCGCTCGGTGGAGTTCGCGACCCGCACCGCCGGCGAGATCATGACCCCTCGGGTGCGCACCCGCTCGCTCGAGCTCAACGACCGGGCCGCGGCCGTCATCGAGCTGACCCGCCAGTCGGGCCACTCCCGCTTCCCGGTGCTCGACGACGACGACATCGTCGTGGGCACCGTGCACGTCAAGAACGCCGTGGCGCTGCCGGTCCACGAGCGCGCCACCACCAAGGTCAAGCACCTGATGGCCAAGCCGATCGTGGTGCCCGACTCGCTGCGCCTGGACCCCCTGCTCCAGCTGCTGCGCGAGGACGGCTTCCAGATGGCCGTCGTGCTCGACGAGTACGGCGGCCACGCGGGCATCGTCACCCTCGAGGACGTCGTGGAGGAGATCGTGGGCGACATCGCCGACGAGCACGACCGGCTCGGCTCCCGGGCCCGCCAGCGCCGCGACGGCAGCTGGGTGCTCTCCGGCCTGCTGCGCCCCGACGAGGTCGAGGACATCACCGGCATCGAGCTGCCCGAGGACGAGGCCTACGACACGATCGCCGGCCTGGTGCTCCAGGTCCTCGGCAAGGTGCCGGTGGCCGGTGACCTCGCCGAGGTCCCCGTGCCCGACCGGTCCGACCCCGACGAGCCGCGCGAGCGGCTGGCGGTGCTGAGCGTCGAGCACATGGACGGCCTGCGCGTCGACCGGCTCACGCTGCGCCTGCTCGAGGGCGACCCGACCGAGGAGGACGAGGATGAGTGA
- a CDS encoding spermidine synthase encodes MSEGQQTQVEIVATDRPGAHLVRVGGRDQSLVDLEDPRHLAFDYVRRIADVVDDHAPAGAALRVLHVGGAGLTLPRYVAATRPGSWQVVLEPDVALTERVRAELPLPRRSGIRVRGDDGRTGLAAVRDDAVDLVVVDAFVDGEVPDDLVTLEAAGELARVLGAGGLALVNVSDRAPFPLTRDLVAALREHLPHVLVAAEPATLRARRAGNLLVVAGAEAVPREALAARARSAGAPYRVLDDVAVASSFGGGRVRRDPAARGGSS; translated from the coding sequence GTGAGCGAGGGGCAGCAGACGCAGGTCGAGATCGTGGCCACCGACCGCCCGGGCGCCCACCTGGTGCGGGTCGGCGGGCGCGACCAGTCGCTGGTCGACCTCGAGGACCCCCGCCACCTCGCCTTCGACTACGTGCGGCGCATCGCCGACGTCGTCGACGACCACGCCCCGGCGGGCGCGGCCCTGCGGGTCCTGCACGTCGGCGGGGCCGGGTTGACGCTGCCGCGCTACGTCGCCGCCACCCGGCCCGGCTCGTGGCAGGTCGTGCTCGAGCCCGACGTCGCGCTGACCGAGCGGGTGCGCGCCGAGCTGCCGCTGCCGCGCCGCAGCGGGATCCGGGTGCGCGGCGACGACGGCCGCACCGGGCTCGCGGCGGTGCGCGACGACGCGGTCGACCTGGTGGTCGTCGACGCGTTCGTCGACGGCGAGGTGCCGGACGACCTGGTGACGCTCGAGGCGGCCGGCGAGCTGGCCCGGGTGCTGGGCGCCGGCGGGCTGGCCCTGGTCAACGTCAGCGACCGCGCGCCGTTCCCGCTCACCCGGGACCTGGTCGCGGCCCTGCGCGAGCACCTCCCGCACGTGCTGGTGGCCGCCGAGCCGGCCACCCTGCGCGCCCGCCGCGCCGGCAACCTGCTGGTGGTCGCCGGCGCCGAGGCGGTGCCGCGCGAGGCCCTGGCGGCCCGGGCCCGCAGCGCCGGCGCGCCGTACCGGGTGCTCGACGACGTCGCGGTGGCCAGCTCCTTCGGGGGCGGACGGGTGCGCCGCGACCCGGCGGCTCGGGGCGGGAGCTCCTGA
- a CDS encoding alpha/beta fold hydrolase: MAHLELPRATPFGDLVLDVHTWGPEDGEPVVLLHGFPQSAASWGPVAEHLAGTGLRLLAPDQRGYSPRARPDEVGAYAIEELAGDVLALVDSLGRDRVHLVGHDWGASVAWWLAGHHPERLHTLTALSVPHLAAFGRALVEDPEQRERSAYLKVFRRPGEAEESLLADGEAGLRAVYAGRVPAEAVERDVALMREGALGPALGWYRAMTDMSTLPDVRVPTTFVWGEEDQATAAAAAHACGDHVDADYRFVALEGISHWSLDEVPEAVAAEIRRRIDRAGA; encoded by the coding sequence ATGGCCCACCTCGAGCTGCCGCGCGCGACACCGTTCGGGGACCTGGTCCTCGACGTCCACACCTGGGGACCCGAGGACGGCGAGCCCGTCGTGCTGCTGCACGGCTTCCCGCAGAGCGCCGCGAGCTGGGGCCCGGTCGCCGAGCACCTGGCCGGCACCGGGCTGCGGCTGCTCGCCCCCGACCAGCGCGGCTACTCACCCCGGGCCCGGCCCGACGAGGTCGGGGCCTACGCGATCGAGGAGCTGGCCGGCGACGTGCTGGCGCTGGTCGACTCGCTGGGCCGGGACCGGGTGCACCTGGTCGGGCACGACTGGGGCGCGTCGGTCGCGTGGTGGCTGGCCGGGCACCACCCCGAGCGGCTGCACACGCTCACCGCCCTGTCCGTGCCGCACCTGGCGGCCTTCGGCCGCGCGCTCGTCGAGGACCCCGAGCAGCGCGAGCGCTCGGCGTACCTCAAGGTCTTCCGGCGCCCGGGGGAGGCCGAGGAGTCGCTGCTCGCCGACGGCGAGGCCGGGCTGCGGGCGGTCTACGCGGGCCGGGTGCCGGCCGAGGCGGTCGAGCGCGACGTCGCCCTGATGCGCGAGGGCGCGCTGGGCCCCGCGCTGGGCTGGTACCGCGCCATGACCGACATGTCGACGCTGCCCGACGTGCGGGTGCCGACCACCTTCGTGTGGGGCGAGGAGGACCAGGCCACCGCGGCGGCGGCGGCGCACGCCTGCGGCGACCACGTCGACGCCGACTACCGCTTCGTGGCGCTCGAGGGCATCTCGCACTGGTCCCTCGACGAGGTGCCCGAGGCGGTCGCCGCGGAGATCCGGCGCCGGATCGACCGCGCCGGAGCGTGA
- a CDS encoding FHA domain-containing protein, which translates to MPFCTACGRKNPDDARFCSQCGTRLVSADAPQGEQAVGEGPGESTATISLQAGAMSASGTGEGSRIETSDRQLTAVDAAAVDALPAGHALLVVQKGPGSGSRFLLDADVVTAGRHPDSEIFLDDVTVSRRHAEFHRSGSSFSVSDAGSLNGTYVNRDRIDRVRLSDGDEVQIGKYRLVFFSGHEGG; encoded by the coding sequence ATGCCGTTCTGCACCGCGTGTGGCAGGAAGAACCCCGACGACGCACGGTTCTGCTCCCAGTGCGGCACCCGCCTGGTGAGCGCCGACGCCCCGCAGGGCGAGCAGGCCGTCGGCGAGGGCCCGGGGGAGTCGACCGCGACCATCTCCCTGCAGGCCGGCGCCATGAGCGCCTCCGGCACCGGCGAGGGCAGCCGGATCGAGACCTCCGACCGCCAGCTCACCGCCGTCGACGCCGCGGCCGTCGACGCGCTGCCGGCCGGCCACGCGCTGCTGGTGGTGCAGAAGGGCCCCGGCTCGGGCAGCAGGTTCCTGCTCGACGCCGACGTGGTCACCGCCGGTCGCCACCCCGACAGCGAGATCTTCCTCGACGACGTCACCGTCTCGCGCCGCCACGCGGAGTTCCACCGCAGCGGCTCGAGCTTCAGCGTCAGCGACGCCGGCAGCCTCAACGGCACCTACGTCAACCGCGACCGCATCGACCGGGTGCGGCTCAGCGACGGTGACGAGGTCCAGATCGGCAAGTACCGGCTGGTCTTCTTCTCGGGGCACGAGGGCGGCTGA
- a CDS encoding MerR family transcriptional regulator, with translation MNIGQVLDLLRPDFPQVTIPKIRFLEDKGLIKPERTPAGYRKFSEGDVERLRYVLRMQRDHYLPLKVIGEHLDAIDRGLEPPPIEPVVPTVPSVALAADGLPSAASFARRDDLRLSRRELVKVAEITEELLDQLEQFGLLSARPGTGHYDTDALVIARTARELADFGFEPRHLRAFKTAADREVGLVQQVVAPMERGRDAGAKGRAAEAVTEIAALSVRLHATLVKAGLR, from the coding sequence ATGAACATCGGGCAGGTCCTCGACCTGCTGCGACCCGACTTCCCGCAGGTCACGATCCCCAAGATCCGCTTCCTCGAGGACAAGGGGCTGATCAAGCCCGAGCGCACGCCCGCGGGCTACCGCAAGTTCTCCGAGGGCGACGTGGAGCGGCTGCGCTACGTGCTGCGGATGCAGCGCGACCACTACCTGCCGCTGAAGGTCATCGGTGAGCACCTCGACGCCATCGACCGCGGCCTGGAGCCGCCGCCCATCGAACCGGTGGTGCCGACCGTGCCGTCGGTGGCGCTGGCCGCCGACGGCCTGCCCAGCGCGGCGTCGTTCGCGCGGCGCGACGACCTGCGCCTCTCGCGGCGCGAGCTGGTCAAGGTCGCCGAGATCACCGAGGAGCTGCTCGACCAGCTCGAGCAGTTCGGGCTGCTGAGCGCGCGCCCGGGCACCGGTCACTACGACACCGACGCGCTGGTCATCGCGCGCACCGCCCGCGAGCTCGCCGACTTCGGCTTCGAGCCGCGCCACCTGCGCGCCTTCAAGACCGCCGCCGACCGCGAGGTCGGCCTGGTGCAGCAGGTGGTCGCACCGATGGAGCGCGGTCGCGACGCGGGCGCGAAGGGGCGTGCCGCCGAGGCCGTCACCGAGATCGCGGCGCTCTCGGTGCGCCTGCACGCCACGCTGGTCAAGGCCGGCCTGCGCTGA
- a CDS encoding alpha/beta fold hydrolase, producing MTRSEKFTFPGSAGHDLAGRLDLPEAQPRALALFAHCFTCSKDVVAASRISRRLVERGYGVLRFDFTGLGGSDGEFANTDFTSNVEDLVAAATALEQRHAAPSLLVGHSLGGAAVVAAAPRIESVAAVATIGAPFDPGHVAELFDDDTRARIESEGRAEVLLAGRRFTIGAQLLEDVAAQQLESALGSLERALLVLHAPGDQQVGIDNARLLYEAARHPKSFVTLDGADHLLTHRRDAEYVADVLSVWAGRYLPESAPATAEEPDGADGAGLGAGTVLVEEEPDRRLAQSVQAGRHTWHADEPVGVGDDTGPTPYDLLLSALGTCTSMTLRMYAERKRLALEHVSVRLSHRRHHPDDCAAAGHDGDGPCRVEAIHREITLVGDLDEAERERLLEIADRCPVHRTLTAEMRITSALTQKA from the coding sequence GTGACCCGCTCCGAGAAGTTCACCTTCCCCGGCTCCGCCGGCCACGACCTCGCCGGTCGCCTCGACCTGCCCGAGGCGCAGCCGCGGGCGCTGGCGCTGTTCGCCCACTGCTTCACCTGCTCCAAGGACGTGGTGGCGGCCTCGCGCATCAGCCGGCGCCTGGTCGAGCGCGGCTACGGGGTGCTGCGCTTCGACTTCACCGGGCTGGGTGGCAGCGACGGCGAGTTCGCCAACACCGACTTCACCTCCAACGTCGAGGACCTCGTCGCCGCCGCGACCGCGCTCGAGCAGCGGCACGCGGCACCCTCGCTGCTGGTGGGGCACAGCCTGGGCGGGGCAGCGGTCGTCGCGGCGGCGCCGAGGATCGAGTCGGTGGCGGCGGTCGCGACGATCGGCGCCCCCTTCGACCCCGGTCACGTGGCCGAGCTCTTCGACGACGACACCCGGGCACGCATCGAGAGCGAGGGGCGCGCCGAGGTGCTGCTGGCGGGCCGCCGGTTCACCATCGGGGCCCAGCTGCTCGAGGACGTCGCCGCCCAGCAGCTCGAGTCGGCGCTCGGCAGCCTCGAGCGGGCGCTCCTGGTGCTGCACGCCCCCGGCGACCAGCAGGTCGGCATCGACAATGCGCGCCTGCTCTACGAGGCCGCCCGCCACCCCAAGAGCTTCGTGACGCTCGACGGGGCCGACCACCTGCTCACCCACCGCCGCGACGCCGAGTACGTCGCCGACGTGCTGTCGGTGTGGGCGGGTCGCTACCTGCCCGAGTCGGCGCCCGCCACCGCCGAGGAGCCCGACGGGGCCGACGGGGCCGGGCTGGGCGCCGGCACCGTGCTGGTCGAGGAGGAGCCGGACCGCCGGCTCGCCCAGTCCGTCCAGGCCGGGCGCCACACCTGGCACGCTGACGAGCCCGTCGGCGTCGGCGACGACACCGGGCCCACGCCCTACGACCTGCTGCTCTCGGCGCTGGGCACCTGCACCTCCATGACGCTGCGCATGTACGCCGAGCGCAAGCGGCTGGCGCTCGAGCACGTCTCGGTCCGCCTGTCCCACCGGCGCCACCACCCCGACGACTGCGCCGCCGCCGGCCACGACGGTGACGGGCCCTGCCGGGTCGAGGCGATCCACCGGGAGATCACCCTGGTCGGCGACCTCGACGAGGCCGAGCGCGAGCGGCTGCTCGAGATCGCGGACCGCTGCCCGGTGCACCGGACCCTCACCGCCGAGATGCGGATCACCAGCGCTCTGACGCAGAAGGCTTAA
- the gcvH gene encoding glycine cleavage system protein GcvH, with translation MYPDDLSYTSEHEWVRSPGEHEGSVRIGITQYAQDALGDIVYVSLPEIGEALEAGSTCGELESTKSVSDIYAPLSGEVVARNESLDATPELVNNDPYGGGWLFEVVPADAGALDSLMDAAAYEASLEG, from the coding sequence ATGTACCCCGACGACCTGTCCTACACCAGCGAGCACGAGTGGGTGCGCAGCCCCGGCGAGCACGAGGGGTCGGTGCGCATCGGCATCACCCAGTACGCCCAGGACGCCCTCGGTGACATCGTCTACGTGTCGCTGCCCGAGATCGGCGAGGCCCTCGAGGCCGGCAGCACCTGCGGCGAGCTCGAGTCGACCAAGTCGGTCAGCGACATCTACGCGCCGCTCAGCGGCGAGGTCGTGGCCCGCAACGAGTCGCTCGACGCCACCCCCGAGCTGGTCAACAACGACCCCTACGGCGGTGGCTGGCTCTTCGAGGTCGTGCCCGCCGACGCCGGTGCCCTCGACTCGCTGATGGACGCCGCGGCGTACGAGGCCTCGCTCGAGGGATGA
- a CDS encoding CDP-alcohol phosphatidyltransferase family protein has protein sequence MVDDAERSSRVWTLPNALSALRLAGVPVFLWLVLGPEADGWALALLVVSGITDFLDGWLARRWGQTSVLGQVLDPVADRLYILAVVVGLALRDVIPWWMAVSLPLGDALMWGLVPLLRTRGYSSLPVHFLGKAATFNLLYAFPLLLLGDGEGAVATLAQVFGWSFALWGIGLYWWAGVLYAWQVRRLLATTERRSTTRA, from the coding sequence GTGGTGGACGACGCTGAGCGCAGCAGCCGGGTCTGGACGCTCCCGAACGCGCTGAGCGCCCTGCGCCTGGCCGGGGTGCCGGTCTTCCTGTGGCTGGTCCTGGGCCCCGAGGCCGACGGCTGGGCCCTGGCGCTGCTCGTGGTCTCCGGCATCACCGACTTCCTCGACGGCTGGCTGGCCCGCCGCTGGGGGCAGACCTCGGTGCTCGGCCAGGTGCTCGACCCGGTCGCCGACCGGCTCTACATCCTGGCCGTGGTCGTCGGGCTCGCGCTGCGCGACGTCATCCCCTGGTGGATGGCCGTCTCGCTGCCGCTGGGCGACGCCCTGATGTGGGGGCTGGTCCCGCTGCTGCGCACCCGCGGCTACAGCTCCCTGCCGGTGCACTTCCTGGGCAAGGCCGCCACCTTCAACCTGCTCTACGCCTTCCCGCTGCTGCTGCTGGGCGACGGCGAGGGGGCCGTCGCCACGCTCGCGCAGGTCTTCGGCTGGTCCTTCGCGCTGTGGGGCATCGGCCTCTACTGGTGGGCGGGGGTCCTGTACGCCTGGCAGGTCAGGCGGCTGCTGGCCACCACCGAGCGCCGGAGCACCACCCGTGCCTGA
- a CDS encoding DUF881 domain-containing protein: MPDERGASETAGSSGSAEATEARDALPPRVTMPLLTLITQQSMDEDYLHVAERRGRGQLPSSRSRPHRTAAVVVAAFGVLVTTAAVQTAQDADVDRAGRATLVERINDRRATVSDLQDRIVELREQNELATANVARLTETAVEAQSRLRRLQANTGYLAVQGEGVRITLENPAVGDNLIRDIDLQKAANALWLAGAEAVAVNGQRLTALSAIRNSGVVVNVNSMPIAPPYVVTAIGDSRSLLARFQESASGSALINVAQALGFGYTQETLTSVRLPAARRRTLLSAEPLTADEPRAENEEGPR; this comes from the coding sequence GTGCCTGACGAGCGCGGGGCCAGCGAGACCGCGGGGTCCAGCGGGTCCGCCGAGGCCACCGAGGCCCGGGACGCACTGCCGCCCCGCGTGACGATGCCCCTGCTCACGCTCATCACCCAGCAGTCGATGGACGAGGACTACCTCCACGTCGCGGAGCGACGCGGGCGCGGCCAGCTGCCCTCCTCGCGCTCCCGCCCGCACCGCACCGCCGCCGTCGTGGTCGCGGCCTTCGGCGTCCTGGTCACCACCGCGGCGGTGCAGACCGCCCAGGACGCCGACGTGGACCGCGCCGGGCGGGCGACCCTGGTCGAGCGGATCAACGACCGGCGCGCCACCGTCTCCGACCTCCAGGACCGCATCGTCGAGCTGCGCGAGCAGAACGAGCTGGCCACCGCCAACGTCGCCCGCCTCACCGAGACCGCCGTGGAGGCGCAGAGCCGGCTGCGGCGCCTCCAGGCCAACACCGGCTACCTCGCGGTCCAGGGCGAGGGCGTGCGGATCACCCTCGAGAACCCGGCCGTCGGCGACAACCTGATCCGCGACATCGACCTGCAGAAGGCCGCCAACGCCCTGTGGCTCGCCGGCGCCGAGGCCGTGGCCGTCAACGGCCAGCGGCTTACCGCGCTCAGCGCGATCCGCAACTCCGGGGTGGTCGTCAACGTCAACTCGATGCCGATCGCCCCGCCGTACGTCGTGACGGCCATCGGTGACAGCCGCAGCCTGCTGGCCCGCTTCCAGGAGAGCGCCAGCGGGAGCGCGCTGATCAACGTCGCGCAGGCCCTCGGCTTCGGCTACACCCAGGAGACGCTGACCTCCGTGAGGCTGCCCGCGGCCCGACGTCGTACGCTCCTGTCGGCCGAACCACTGACGGCCGACGAGCCGCGCGCAGAGAACGAGGAGGGTCCCCGATGA
- a CDS encoding hemolysin family protein translates to MSDLTGVLIAIGLLAFNAFFVGAEFALISARRSQIEPRAQAGSRVARTTLHAMENVSLMMAGAQLGITICSVGLGAVGEPAVAHLIEPLFEAAGVPEALLHPIAFVIALTVVVFLHVVLGEMVPKNIAIAGPERSALVLGPPLLFVVTLLRPVIVALNAIANATLRLLRVEPKDEISSAFTREEVAALVEESRGEGLIEADEYDRLAGALGFTEKDVTSVLMPAETLTTVRRGSTPAEVEALCAATGFSRFPVEADDGELVGYLHIKDVLEPDEERRTRPLEDKWIRPFAPVTPDDALHDALEQLQRRGAHMARVVTTEGTTLGLATLEDVLEELVGEIRDAAHHDDGAVADAGA, encoded by the coding sequence ATGAGTGACCTCACCGGCGTGCTGATCGCCATCGGCCTGCTGGCCTTCAACGCCTTCTTCGTCGGCGCCGAGTTCGCGCTGATCTCGGCGCGCCGCAGCCAGATCGAGCCCCGGGCCCAGGCCGGCTCGCGGGTCGCGCGGACCACGCTGCACGCCATGGAGAACGTCTCGCTGATGATGGCCGGCGCCCAGCTCGGCATCACCATCTGCTCGGTGGGCCTGGGTGCCGTCGGCGAGCCCGCCGTCGCCCACCTCATCGAGCCGCTCTTCGAGGCGGCCGGGGTGCCGGAGGCGCTGCTGCACCCGATCGCCTTCGTCATCGCGCTGACCGTCGTGGTCTTCCTGCACGTGGTGCTCGGCGAGATGGTGCCCAAGAACATCGCCATCGCCGGCCCGGAGCGCTCGGCGCTGGTCCTGGGCCCGCCGCTGCTCTTCGTGGTGACGCTGCTGCGCCCGGTGATCGTCGCGCTCAACGCCATCGCCAACGCCACCCTGCGCCTGCTGCGGGTCGAGCCCAAGGACGAGATCAGCTCGGCCTTCACCCGCGAGGAGGTCGCCGCGCTGGTCGAGGAGTCCCGCGGCGAGGGGCTGATCGAGGCCGACGAGTACGACCGCCTCGCCGGCGCCCTCGGCTTCACCGAGAAGGACGTCACCTCCGTGCTGATGCCCGCCGAGACCCTCACCACCGTGCGCCGCGGCTCGACCCCGGCGGAGGTCGAGGCGCTCTGCGCGGCCACCGGGTTCAGCCGCTTCCCGGTCGAGGCCGACGACGGCGAGCTCGTGGGCTACCTGCACATCAAGGACGTGCTGGAGCCCGACGAGGAGCGCCGCACGCGCCCCCTCGAGGACAAGTGGATCCGTCCCTTCGCCCCGGTCACGCCCGACGACGCCCTGCACGACGCCCTCGAGCAGCTGCAGCGGCGCGGGGCGCACATGGCCCGGGTGGTCACCACCGAGGGCACCACCCTGGGCCTGGCCACCCTCGAGGACGTGCTCGAGGAGCTCGTCGGCGAGATCCGCGACGCGGCGCACCACGACGACGGCGCGGTGGCTGACGCCGGTGCGTGA
- a CDS encoding DUF881 domain-containing protein: protein MPDLDDRTRSDVPESGRNRLLRALRTPSRNQVVVAVLLALVAFAAVVQVRSTEADDTYAGYRDEDLIAVLDGLAGTSQRARAEIERLESTRDQLASDSADQRTALQQAQSEADTLAILAGLVPVRGPGVRITISEVTAPVNADTVVDMVQSLRVAGAEAIQVNGQVRLVAQSAFTDVVGGLEVDGQVLAAPYVFDVIGPPSALTNAMTILEGPRVDLQDEGAEVEITELASIDIEAVADPVEPDFARPQDAQ from the coding sequence ATGCCTGACCTCGACGACCGCACCCGCTCGGACGTGCCGGAGTCGGGGCGCAACCGGCTGCTCCGGGCGCTGCGCACCCCCAGCCGCAACCAGGTGGTCGTGGCGGTGCTGCTGGCGCTGGTCGCCTTCGCGGCGGTGGTGCAGGTGCGCTCGACCGAGGCCGACGACACCTACGCCGGCTACCGCGACGAGGACCTGATCGCGGTGCTCGACGGCCTGGCCGGCACCAGCCAGCGCGCCCGCGCCGAGATCGAGCGGCTCGAGTCCACCCGCGACCAGCTGGCCTCCGACAGCGCCGACCAGCGCACGGCCCTGCAGCAGGCGCAGTCGGAGGCCGACACGCTCGCGATCCTCGCGGGGCTGGTGCCGGTGCGCGGGCCCGGGGTGCGGATCACGATCAGCGAGGTCACCGCCCCGGTCAACGCCGACACCGTGGTCGACATGGTCCAGAGCCTGCGCGTGGCCGGGGCCGAGGCCATCCAGGTCAACGGCCAGGTGCGCCTGGTCGCGCAGAGCGCCTTCACCGACGTCGTCGGCGGGCTCGAGGTCGACGGGCAGGTGCTCGCCGCGCCGTACGTCTTCGACGTCATCGGGCCGCCGTCGGCGCTGACCAACGCGATGACCATCCTGGAGGGCCCCCGCGTGGACCTGCAGGACGAGGGCGCCGAGGTCGAGATCACCGAGCTGGCCTCGATCGACATCGAGGCCGTGGCCGACCCCGTCGAGCCGGACTTCGCCCGCCCCCAGGACGCGCAGTAG